From a single Stackebrandtia endophytica genomic region:
- a CDS encoding DUF397 domain-containing protein has translation MTTPVVASLPWRKPSKSSGNNGNTCVEVALCFNEIAARDSKFPLGGILVLSRADWQSLLAEISGTD, from the coding sequence ATGACTACACCGGTCGTGGCATCCCTGCCGTGGCGGAAGCCCAGCAAGAGCAGTGGTAACAATGGAAATACCTGTGTCGAGGTCGCGCTCTGCTTCAATGAGATCGCCGCTCGTGACAGCAAGTTCCCGCTAGGCGGGATACTGGTCCTCAGCCGCGCTGACTGGCAAAGTCTACTGGCTGAGATCTCCGGTACCGATTGA
- a CDS encoding PIN domain-containing protein: MTVVYDANVLYPNALRDLLIRLAQTDLIRARWTEQILDEMFRALSRTRSHIPASKHEKLRSLMNASVRDCLVTGYEPLIAGIDLPDPDDRHVVAAALRCRADLIVTFNLGDFPDDKLTDLSVSAISPDDFLLDLIGLDTKVVWACIQQIVDSRTNPPASIDDVLGQLERSGIIEATAVLRIS; the protein is encoded by the coding sequence ATGACCGTGGTGTACGACGCCAACGTGCTGTACCCGAACGCCCTGCGGGATCTTCTCATCCGACTCGCCCAAACCGACCTGATACGGGCGCGGTGGACTGAGCAGATTCTGGATGAGATGTTCAGAGCGTTGTCTCGTACCAGATCGCATATCCCGGCATCGAAGCACGAGAAGCTGCGATCACTGATGAACGCCTCGGTCCGCGACTGCCTGGTCACTGGCTATGAACCTCTTATAGCCGGGATCGATCTGCCCGACCCAGACGATCGCCACGTCGTCGCGGCCGCCCTCCGGTGTCGCGCCGACCTTATCGTCACGTTCAACCTCGGTGATTTCCCGGACGATAAGCTGACTGACCTTTCGGTATCGGCGATCAGCCCAGACGACTTCCTGCTCGACCTCATCGGGCTTGACACAAAAGTCGTCTGGGCCTGCATCCAGCAGATCGTGGACTCCCGTACCAACCCTCCTGCGTCAATCGATGACGTACTCGGGCAACTGGAACGATCCGGAATCATCGAAGCCACGGCCGTGCTAAGAATTAGCTGA
- a CDS encoding helix-turn-helix domain-containing protein, protein MPSFASLGSVRPGAVDADVAARASRRIRDYLASHPEAPEVVEIEMEHGEPTLVLPRQAVVMFAQILTHLAEGEGVSVIPSHAELTTQQAAHMLNVSRPFLIGLLDSGEIPHRKVGRHRRVKFTDLQAYLRRDDAKRREVADELSALSQELGLYE, encoded by the coding sequence ATGCCCAGTTTTGCTTCGCTCGGGTCGGTTCGGCCCGGCGCCGTCGACGCTGACGTTGCCGCGCGAGCGTCCCGCCGGATCAGGGATTATCTAGCAAGTCATCCGGAGGCCCCCGAGGTCGTCGAGATAGAGATGGAACACGGCGAGCCGACCCTGGTGCTGCCGCGTCAAGCGGTGGTCATGTTCGCTCAAATTCTCACGCACCTGGCCGAGGGCGAGGGAGTCTCGGTGATCCCATCTCATGCCGAACTGACAACCCAACAAGCAGCACACATGTTGAACGTTTCGCGGCCGTTCCTGATCGGTCTTCTGGACTCGGGTGAGATACCACATCGCAAGGTAGGTCGGCACAGGCGAGTCAAGTTCACGGACTTGCAGGCGTACCTGCGCAGGGATGATGCGAAACGGCGAGAGGTCGCCGATGAACTCAGTGCCTTGAGTCAAGAATTGGGGCTGTACGAGTGA
- a CDS encoding helix-turn-helix domain-containing protein, protein MTVSPLNRLWGSALKGLRLVARKSIDEAASGLGQDRSMVSRFENGQRIPSPELVERLLGCYGIPQSVQSQIAATAHALQVGGWWSPHVGDVNRDLLDYVWCEWHATELQVFEPLLVPGLLQTSGYMEALIGVDSHAKSSAQARRWLSFRKKRQDLFEVETSPQIQIVLYEAALRCQVGDEAVMRQQFDHLLRMAQSPNVDIRVLTFEAAAKTALQGEFTIFTLPQPLEIIAVTQTGSMNVFLESRAAIDDQAADFARILRGSLSGAESLELVGAMRKNLR, encoded by the coding sequence ATGACTGTGTCGCCGCTCAACCGCCTGTGGGGAAGTGCGCTGAAGGGCCTACGCCTGGTCGCGCGCAAGTCGATTGACGAAGCTGCCTCCGGACTGGGACAAGACCGCAGCATGGTGAGTCGTTTTGAGAACGGGCAGAGAATTCCCAGTCCAGAGCTCGTAGAGCGTTTGCTGGGTTGCTATGGGATTCCGCAAAGCGTGCAGAGTCAGATCGCCGCGACGGCTCACGCGCTCCAGGTGGGTGGATGGTGGAGCCCTCACGTCGGGGATGTGAACCGAGACCTGCTGGACTATGTCTGGTGTGAGTGGCATGCAACCGAACTGCAGGTCTTCGAGCCATTGTTGGTGCCTGGATTGCTGCAAACGTCGGGCTACATGGAAGCGCTTATCGGTGTCGATTCTCATGCCAAATCGTCTGCACAGGCGAGACGATGGTTGAGTTTTCGTAAGAAGCGTCAGGATCTGTTCGAAGTTGAGACGAGCCCTCAGATCCAGATAGTTCTGTACGAAGCGGCACTGCGATGTCAGGTGGGGGACGAGGCGGTGATGCGTCAGCAGTTCGATCACCTACTCAGGATGGCCCAATCGCCCAATGTAGATATCCGCGTCCTGACATTCGAGGCGGCGGCAAAGACCGCACTGCAAGGTGAGTTCACCATTTTCACGCTGCCGCAACCGCTGGAGATCATCGCGGTCACGCAGACTGGAAGCATGAATGTCTTCCTCGAGAGCCGTGCCGCGATCGATGATCAGGCGGCGGATTTCGCGCGCATACTTCGCGGTAGCCTTTCAGGGGCAGAATCGCTGGAACTGGTTGGTGCTATGAGAAAGAACCTGAGATGA